In Papaver somniferum cultivar HN1 chromosome 1, ASM357369v1, whole genome shotgun sequence, a genomic segment contains:
- the LOC113296312 gene encoding uncharacterized protein LOC113296312 yields MIWMPSRDGKISVKSAYKHLTLSDRDIEINGRVIQASVWKSLWHCSASHRIKVFTWKCIHGIHSTKAKLSIYNDSSDTQCGFCGNHYETIEHLLLECSFSKTVWRHLNINIEEEQNKFGSVSEWAEDWFSSNLNSSNEKRLLSLMIGSWVLWKDRCDAIFQGVALNPLNTVHRINFYLNSHMNTSSMHISDSMHNTSSSLLAVSRWKPPRQDTLKFNTDASFSHDTNQLGTGMVLRNFPGICQGIQGHYSDGVLSPDSGECMAIREALIWAKDLKDDNQVADAVAKSVRETTSNIYHLNEFPADICEL; encoded by the exons ATGATTTGGATGCCATCCAGAGATGGTAAAATCTCTGTTAAAAGTGCGTATAAACATCTGACTTTGTCTGACAGAGATATTGAGATTAATGGTAGAGTTATTCAAGCTTCTGTATGGAAATCTCTTTGGCATTGCAGTGCATCTCACAGAATCAAGGTTTTCACATGGAAATGCATTCATGGCATTCATTCAACCAAGGCAAAGCTGTCTATCTATAATGACTCCTCTGATACTCAGTGTGGGTTTTGTGGCAACCATTATGAAACCATTGAACATCTTCTGCTAGAATGTTCTTTCTCAAAAACAGTATGGAGACATCTcaacattaatattgaagaagaaCAAAACAAGTTTGGCAGTGTCTCTGAATGGGCTGAGGATTGGTTTTCTAGTAATCTCAATTCATCTAATGAGAAGAGACTCCTCTCTCTTATGATCGGTTCTTGGGTTCTGTGGAAAGATAGGTGTGATGCAATATTTCAGGGAGTAGCTCTCAACCCACTTAATACTGTGCACAGAATCAATTTCTATTTAAACTCTCATATGAACACTAGTTCCATGCATATTTCTGATTCCATGCATAACACTAGTTCTTCATTATTAGCAGTGTCAAGATGGAAACCCCCTAGACAAGACACCTTAAAATTTAATACTGATGCTTCATTTAGCCATGATACTAATCAATTGGGTACTGGAATGGTACTCCGTAACTTTCCAGGTATCTGCCAAGGCATCCAAGGACACTACTCAGATGGAGTTCTAAGCCCTGACAGTGGAGAATGCATGGCGATTCGTGAAGCTTTAATCTGGGCAAAAGACCTGAA GGATGATAATCAAGTTGCAGATGCTGTTGCTAAATCTGTCAGAGAAACAACATCCAACATATATCATCTTAATGAGTTTCCTGCAGATATTTGTGAACTCTAA
- the LOC113284521 gene encoding probable thiol methyltransferase 2 — protein sequence MEDKNPKMEDRRGEENHSPIFSSKLEKLQGLSDEYSGRWEKCWEQGDTGWDLGQPTPVLLQLLEKETLPKGRVLVPGCGAGHDVVAIANPERYVVGLDISETGIKRAREISSSSPSAKYFEFIEADFFTWRPTEIFDLIFDYTFFCAIEPRMRASWGTRMHELLKPDGELITLMYPTNDRDGGPPFKVSVADFEEVLHPWGFKAISIIDNELAVGKRKGNEKLGRWKRCL from the exons ATGGAAGATAAAAACCCAAAAATGGAAGatagaagaggagaagaaaatcATTCTCCAATATTTAGTTCCAAGCTGGAAAAATTGCAGGGTCTCTCGGATGAGTACTCAG GTCGTTGGGAGAAATGCTGGGAGCAAGGAGACACGGGATGGGATTTGGGTCAGCCAACGCCTGTACTGCTTCAACTTCTTGAGAAGGAAACCCTTCCCAAAGGCAGAGTTCTAGTGCCTGGATGTGGGGCT GGGCACGACGTGGTTGCAATTGCAAATCCTGAACGCTATGTTGTAGGCCTGGATATATCGGAAACTGGCATTAAGAGAGCAAGAGAG ATATCTTCGTCATCGCCAAGTGCCAAATATTTTGAGTTTATAGAGGCGGACTTCTTCACTTGGCGTCCAACTGAGATATTTGATCTCATATTTGATTATAC atttttctgtgcAATTGAACCTCGCATGAGAGCATCTTGGGGAACACGAATGCATGAGCTGTTGAAACCAGATGGGGAACTCATAACTCTAATGTATCCT ACTAATGATCGTGATGGAGGTCCACCTTTTAAAGTTTCTGTGGCCGA TTTTGAAGAGGTTTTGCATCCCTGGGGATTCAAGGCGATTTCTATAATAGATAACGAGCTAGCTGTAGGAAAACGAAAG GGTAACGAGAAGCTTGGGAGATGGAAGAGGTGTCTTTAA